A portion of the Blastochloris tepida genome contains these proteins:
- a CDS encoding ArnT family glycosyltransferase has product MTIETAEDDLPPQPSLGARLSRLLDAASASHRRACALLAALAVLCFLPGFFTIPPVDRDEARFAQATKQMLESGDYVDIRFQGEARHKKPVGIYWLQAGVVSAAEALGVPEARTRIWLYRIPSLLGAIGGVLLTYWAALAFVSRRGAVLAAAMMASSILLGVEARLAKTDAMLFLTIIAAQGALAHAYFRHARWSEREEWLIPAVFWTGIGLGVLLKGPIILMIAAFTILGTGFATRSWRWLWALKPGWGVPWALVLILPWFIAITLKTGGTFFDEAVGRDMLGKVAAAQEKHWGPPGYYLIAFWVTFWPAAPMVLFAAPATWRDRLDPKVLFLAAWVIPAWLVFELVPTKLPHYVLPLYPALAILAARALEKGEVEPAARWWTRGAEWWWAAIAVLVPALALIGLLMFHRGAGFLAWPFMLAAGFLGFKAVEALRVEGPERGFLVATLAAFTVYVAVLQVLIPATRTYFPAGTLAGLKVPGCTDVQIASVSYREPSLVFLGGTDVLLTDARGAADFLREGDCRVAIVDRRHEHAFAVGAEQAGLRYQLLTVIKAANYNGGRWLNLSVFASSR; this is encoded by the coding sequence GTGACGATCGAGACCGCCGAGGACGATCTTCCGCCGCAGCCGAGCCTCGGCGCGCGGCTGTCGCGGCTGCTGGATGCGGCGAGCGCATCGCACCGGCGCGCCTGCGCGCTGCTGGCGGCGCTGGCGGTGCTGTGCTTCCTGCCCGGCTTCTTCACCATCCCGCCGGTCGACCGCGACGAGGCCCGCTTTGCCCAGGCCACCAAGCAGATGCTGGAGAGCGGCGACTATGTCGATATCCGCTTCCAGGGCGAGGCGCGCCACAAGAAGCCGGTGGGCATCTATTGGCTGCAGGCCGGCGTGGTGAGTGCCGCCGAGGCGCTGGGCGTGCCGGAGGCGCGAACCCGCATCTGGCTCTATCGCATCCCTTCGCTGCTCGGGGCGATCGGCGGGGTGCTGCTGACCTATTGGGCGGCGCTCGCCTTCGTCTCCCGCCGGGGCGCGGTGCTGGCGGCGGCGATGATGGCGAGCTCGATCCTGCTCGGGGTCGAGGCGCGGCTCGCCAAGACCGACGCCATGCTGTTCCTCACCATCATCGCCGCGCAGGGCGCGCTCGCGCACGCCTATTTCCGGCATGCCAGATGGAGCGAGCGCGAGGAGTGGCTGATCCCGGCGGTGTTCTGGACCGGCATCGGTCTCGGCGTGCTGCTGAAAGGGCCGATCATCCTGATGATCGCCGCCTTCACCATTCTCGGCACCGGCTTCGCCACCCGCTCGTGGCGCTGGCTCTGGGCGCTGAAGCCGGGGTGGGGCGTGCCGTGGGCGCTGGTGCTGATCCTGCCCTGGTTCATCGCCATCACGCTGAAGACCGGCGGCACCTTCTTCGACGAGGCGGTCGGGCGCGACATGCTGGGCAAGGTGGCCGCCGCCCAGGAGAAGCACTGGGGGCCGCCGGGCTATTACCTCATCGCCTTCTGGGTGACGTTCTGGCCGGCGGCGCCAATGGTGCTGTTCGCCGCCCCGGCAACTTGGCGCGACCGGCTCGATCCAAAGGTGCTGTTCCTCGCCGCCTGGGTGATACCGGCCTGGCTGGTGTTCGAGCTGGTGCCGACCAAGTTGCCGCACTATGTGCTGCCGCTCTATCCGGCGCTGGCCATCCTGGCGGCGCGGGCGCTGGAAAAGGGCGAGGTGGAGCCCGCCGCGCGCTGGTGGACGCGCGGGGCGGAATGGTGGTGGGCGGCGATCGCCGTGCTGGTGCCGGCGCTGGCGCTGATCGGCCTCTTGATGTTCCACAGGGGCGCCGGCTTCCTGGCGTGGCCGTTCATGCTGGCGGCCGGCTTCCTCGGCTTCAAGGCGGTGGAGGCGCTGCGGGTGGAGGGGCCGGAACGCGGCTTCCTGGTGGCGACGCTGGCCGCCTTCACCGTCTATGTGGCGGTGCTGCAGGTGCTGATACCGGCGACGCGCACCTATTTCCCGGCCGGCACGCTGGCGGGGCTGAAGGTTCCCGGCTGTACCGACGTCCAGATCGCGTCGGTGAGCTACCGCGAGCCCAGCCTCGTGTTTCTCGGCGGCACCGACGTGCTCTTGACCGACGCGCGGGGCGCGGCCGACTTCCTGCGGGAGGGCGACTGCCGGGTGGCAATCGTCGATCGCCGCCACGAGCACGCCTTCGCCGTCGGCGCCGAGCAGGCCGGCCTGCGCTATCAGCTTCTCACCGTCATCAAGGCCGCCAACTATAATGGCGGCCGGTGGCTCAATCTGTCGGTGTTCGCCAGCAGCCGCTGA
- a CDS encoding NAD(P)(+) transhydrogenase (Re/Si-specific) subunit beta has product MSASFAALLYLVAAVLFILSLRGLSSPATSRQGNLYGMIGMAIAVLTTLIMSPPSGFSGFLLTVVGIAIGGTIGAMIAKRVAMTAMPQLVAAFHSLVGLAAVLVAAGALYSPTAFGIGAPGHIHGASLVEMALGVAIGAVTFTGSVIAFLKLDGRMSGAPILLPNRHAINIGLGVALLLLMLIFMASESTTVFWLIVLVSFVLGVTIIIPIGGADMPVVVSMLNSYSGWAAAGIGFTLGNTALIITGALVGSSGAILSYIMCKGMNRSFISVILGGFGGETAGPAGGAKEQRPVKQGSADDAAFIMKNASKVIIVPGYGMAVAQAQHAVREMADLLKKEGVEVKYAIHPVAGRMPGHMNVLLAEANVPYDEVFELEDINNDFATADVAYVIGANDVTNPAAKTDKTSPIYGMPILDVEKAQTVLFVKRSMASGYAGVENELFFRDNTMMLFGDAKKVTESIVKGLGH; this is encoded by the coding sequence ATGAGCGCCAGTTTCGCCGCCCTGCTCTATCTGGTTGCGGCCGTTCTGTTCATCCTGTCGCTGCGCGGGCTGTCCAGCCCCGCCACCTCGCGGCAGGGCAATCTCTACGGCATGATCGGCATGGCCATCGCCGTGCTGACCACGCTGATCATGAGCCCGCCGTCCGGCTTCTCGGGCTTCCTCCTCACCGTCGTCGGCATCGCCATCGGCGGCACCATCGGTGCGATGATCGCCAAGCGCGTGGCGATGACCGCGATGCCGCAGCTCGTCGCGGCCTTCCACTCGCTCGTCGGTCTCGCCGCCGTGCTGGTGGCTGCCGGCGCGCTCTACTCGCCGACCGCCTTCGGCATCGGTGCCCCCGGGCACATCCACGGGGCGAGCCTCGTCGAGATGGCGCTCGGTGTCGCCATCGGCGCCGTCACGTTCACCGGCTCGGTGATCGCGTTCCTGAAGCTAGACGGCCGCATGAGCGGCGCGCCGATCCTGCTGCCGAACCGGCATGCGATCAATATCGGCCTCGGCGTCGCGCTGCTGCTGCTGATGCTGATCTTCATGGCCAGCGAGAGCACCACGGTGTTCTGGCTGATCGTGCTGGTGTCGTTCGTGCTCGGCGTCACCATCATCATCCCGATCGGCGGCGCCGACATGCCGGTGGTGGTGTCGATGCTCAACTCCTATTCGGGGTGGGCGGCGGCCGGCATCGGCTTCACGCTGGGCAACACCGCGCTGATCATCACCGGCGCGCTGGTCGGCTCCTCGGGCGCGATCCTGTCCTACATCATGTGCAAGGGCATGAACCGCTCGTTCATCTCGGTCATCCTCGGCGGCTTCGGCGGCGAGACCGCCGGCCCCGCCGGTGGTGCCAAGGAGCAGCGCCCGGTGAAGCAGGGCTCGGCCGACGACGCGGCCTTCATCATGAAGAACGCGTCCAAGGTCATCATCGTGCCGGGCTACGGCATGGCGGTTGCCCAGGCCCAGCACGCGGTGCGCGAGATGGCCGACCTCCTCAAGAAGGAGGGCGTCGAGGTGAAGTACGCCATCCACCCGGTGGCGGGCCGCATGCCCGGCCACATGAACGTGCTGCTGGCCGAAGCCAACGTGCCCTATGACGAGGTGTTCGAGCTCGAGGACATCAACAACGACTTCGCCACCGCCGACGTCGCCTACGTCATCGGCGCCAACGACGTCACCAACCCGGCGGCCAAGACCGACAAGACCTCGCCGATCTATGGCATGCCGATCCTCGACGTCGAGAAGGCCCAGACCGTGCTGTTCGTGAAGCGCTCGATGGCGTCCGGCTATGCCGGCGTCGAGAACGAGCTGTTCTTCCGCGACAATACGATGATGCTGTTCGGCGACGCCAAGAAGGTCACCGAGTCGATCGTCAAGGGCCTCGGCCACTGA
- a CDS encoding cytochrome b, whose amino-acid sequence MTNTTSAGTSASGYDGVAVMLHWLIFLMIVGLFASGQIAEGMGEQVKQLQSLGNDPEGVKALIAQRIQLMGMHKAGGVIVFALVVARLFWRATRGAPAPVETSPMIDLAAKAAHVALYALLIVMPVSGFLMSMYAGRGVDLLGIPPLLTPVPELAKQFSAVHGFTMNLILLVVLLHAAAALWHHYVRRDATLGRMVPWLRGQA is encoded by the coding sequence ATGACCAACACCACCTCAGCAGGAACCAGCGCCTCCGGCTATGACGGCGTCGCCGTCATGCTGCACTGGCTGATCTTCTTGATGATCGTCGGCCTGTTCGCGTCCGGCCAGATTGCCGAGGGCATGGGCGAGCAGGTCAAGCAGCTTCAGAGTCTTGGCAACGACCCGGAAGGCGTGAAGGCGCTGATCGCCCAGCGGATCCAGCTCATGGGCATGCACAAGGCCGGCGGCGTGATCGTGTTTGCGCTGGTCGTTGCGCGCCTGTTCTGGCGGGCCACCCGCGGCGCGCCCGCGCCGGTCGAGACCTCGCCGATGATCGACCTCGCCGCCAAGGCGGCGCACGTCGCGCTCTACGCGCTGCTGATCGTGATGCCGGTGAGCGGCTTCCTGATGTCGATGTATGCCGGCCGCGGCGTCGACCTGCTCGGCATTCCGCCGCTGCTGACGCCGGTTCCCGAACTGGCCAAGCAGTTCAGCGCGGTGCACGGCTTCACCATGAACCTGATCCTGCTGGTCGTGCTGCTGCACGCTGCCGCCGCGCTGTGGCACCACTATGTGCGCCGCGACGCCACGCTCGGCCGCATGGTGCCGTGGCTGCGCGGGCAGGCGTGA
- a CDS encoding ABC transporter permease, whose protein sequence is MRALANVWTLGLKELASLRHDRVMLVLLFYMFTGAIYSIAHGVSTEVVNASIGIVDSDHSQLSGRIASALQAPLFQSPVMLDRDQVDAAMEAGRITFVIDIPPSFEADVLRGLKPAVQILIDATAMTQAGVGSLDIQQIVLNEVTTWLQSRGIEALLPIEVTTRAFFNPNLDSIRFTSVMAIINFITILSIVLVAAAVIREREHGTIEHLLVMPVTPAEIVAAKIWANGAVILAGAFLSLIVMIEGVLGVPIHGSIPLFLAGSAIYLFATTSLGGLLATVAPTMPQFGLLAIPVFIVMNLLSGANTPLESMPETLQTAVQVSPTTHYVAFAQAILYRGAGLDVVWPQIVVMAVLGVIALAAALARFRNMLATQAG, encoded by the coding sequence ATGCGCGCGCTCGCCAATGTTTGGACGCTGGGCCTGAAGGAGCTTGCCAGCCTGCGCCACGACCGCGTGATGCTGGTGCTGCTGTTCTACATGTTCACAGGCGCGATCTACTCCATCGCCCACGGCGTCTCGACCGAGGTGGTCAACGCCTCGATCGGAATCGTCGATTCCGACCATTCGCAGCTCTCCGGCCGCATCGCCAGCGCGCTGCAGGCGCCGCTGTTCCAGTCGCCGGTGATGCTCGACCGCGATCAGGTCGATGCGGCCATGGAGGCGGGGCGCATCACCTTCGTCATCGATATTCCGCCGTCGTTCGAGGCCGACGTGCTGCGCGGCCTGAAGCCGGCGGTGCAGATCCTGATCGACGCCACCGCCATGACCCAGGCCGGGGTCGGCTCGCTCGACATCCAGCAGATCGTGCTGAACGAGGTCACCACGTGGCTGCAGAGCCGCGGCATCGAGGCGTTGCTGCCGATCGAGGTGACGACGCGCGCCTTCTTCAACCCCAATCTCGATTCGATCCGCTTCACCTCGGTGATGGCGATCATCAACTTCATCACCATCCTGTCGATCGTGCTGGTGGCGGCGGCGGTGATCCGCGAGCGCGAGCACGGCACCATCGAGCATCTGCTGGTGATGCCGGTGACGCCGGCCGAGATCGTCGCCGCGAAGATCTGGGCCAATGGCGCGGTGATCCTGGCCGGCGCCTTCCTGTCGCTGATCGTCATGATCGAGGGGGTGCTGGGCGTGCCGATCCACGGCTCGATCCCGCTGTTCCTTGCGGGCAGCGCGATCTATCTCTTCGCCACCACCTCGCTCGGCGGGCTGCTCGCCACCGTGGCGCCGACCATGCCGCAGTTCGGCCTGCTGGCGATCCCGGTGTTCATCGTCATGAACCTGCTGTCGGGCGCCAACACGCCGCTGGAGAGCATGCCCGAGACGCTGCAGACCGCGGTGCAGGTGTCGCCGACCACCCATTACGTCGCCTTCGCCCAGGCGATCCTCTATCGCGGCGCCGGGCTCGACGTGGTGTGGCCGCAGATCGTGGTGATGGCGGTGCTCGGCGTCATCGCGCTTGCGGCGGCGCTCGCCCGCTTCCGCAACATGCTGGCGACCCAGGCGGGGTGA
- the rbbA gene encoding ribosome-associated ATPase/putative transporter RbbA yields MSRDPIVRIEALSHRFGGKAALIDVTLDLPAGSTTAVVGPDGVGKSTLLSLISGTRKIQAGTVTVLGGDMREARHRDAVAPRIAYMLQGLGKNLYPTLSVVENIDFFGRLHGQGAAEREVRIARLLEATGLASFPDRAAGKLSGGMKQKLSLCCALVHDPDLLILDEPTTGVDPLSRRQFWALIDQLRSERPSMTVVVATAYMEEAARFERLIAIDEGRLLASEPTADVLARTGASSLEAAYVSLQRPERRGQSGGLVIPPRTRHDGAPAILAEHLTRRFGDFVAVDDVSFRIERGEIFGFLGSNGCGKTTTMKMLTGLLAVSEGRAELLGKPVDAGDIATRMRVGYMSQSFSLYEELSVRANLDLHAKLYRVPKAEAAARVDDALTRFDLAGFANDLPASLPLGIRQRLQLAAACLHRPEVLILDEPTSGVDPAARDLFWRLMIELARRDGVTIFVSTHFMNEAERCDRISLMHAGHVLAVGPPAELAAAKGAPTLEEAFIAYLTEATGEGIEHVQGSGDAPADSPPADPLADPPPRASDSLAVSMGRIWAFARREAVELLRDRVRLAFGLIGPLILMLTFGYGISFDVEKLPFAVLDRDQSLESRTFLEAFSGSRYFREKPPLQVQEEIDQRMRAGELRLAITIPPGFGRDLLNNRRPEVGFWLDGANAFRAETTRGYINGVVLAYAEDLARRTAGAVPDLTPIELRPRFRYNQDFRSVFAIAPGIIMMLMAMIPAMMTALGVVREREIGSIANLYASPATVGEFLIGKQLPYLALGFVSFLLLIVLVVVHFGVPVKGSLVALLGGGLLYIAATTAFGLFVSSFVKSQIAAMLVTAVMCNTIAINFSGLLYPTSTLTGSARLFSIGFPAAWFQQISLGTFTKGLPASAFVPDLVVLGLFAIGFLMAARLFLKKQET; encoded by the coding sequence ATGTCCCGTGATCCGATCGTCCGCATCGAAGCCTTGAGCCACCGCTTCGGCGGCAAGGCGGCGTTGATCGATGTGACGCTGGACTTGCCGGCGGGCTCGACCACCGCGGTGGTGGGGCCGGACGGCGTCGGCAAGTCGACGCTGCTGTCGCTGATCTCCGGCACCCGCAAGATCCAGGCCGGCACGGTCACCGTGCTCGGCGGCGACATGCGCGAGGCCCGCCATCGCGACGCCGTGGCTCCGCGCATCGCCTACATGCTGCAGGGGCTGGGCAAGAACCTCTATCCGACGCTGTCGGTGGTCGAGAACATAGATTTCTTCGGCCGGCTGCACGGCCAGGGCGCGGCCGAGCGCGAGGTGCGCATCGCGCGCCTGCTGGAGGCCACCGGCCTCGCGTCGTTCCCCGACCGGGCGGCGGGCAAGCTCTCTGGCGGCATGAAGCAGAAGCTGTCGCTGTGCTGCGCGCTGGTGCACGACCCCGATCTGCTCATCCTCGACGAGCCGACCACCGGCGTCGATCCGCTGTCGCGCCGCCAGTTCTGGGCGCTGATCGACCAGTTGCGCAGTGAGCGGCCGTCGATGACGGTGGTGGTCGCCACCGCCTATATGGAGGAGGCGGCGCGGTTCGAGCGGCTGATCGCCATCGACGAGGGGCGCCTCCTCGCCTCCGAGCCGACGGCCGACGTGCTGGCGCGCACCGGCGCCTCAAGCCTGGAGGCGGCGTACGTGTCGCTGCAGCGGCCGGAACGGCGCGGGCAAAGCGGCGGGCTGGTGATTCCGCCGCGCACGCGCCACGACGGCGCGCCGGCCATTCTCGCCGAGCACCTGACCCGCCGCTTCGGCGATTTTGTCGCGGTCGACGACGTGTCGTTCCGCATCGAGCGCGGCGAGATCTTCGGCTTTCTCGGCTCCAACGGCTGCGGCAAGACCACCACCATGAAGATGCTGACCGGCCTGCTCGCGGTCAGTGAGGGCAGGGCGGAGCTGCTCGGCAAGCCGGTCGATGCCGGCGACATCGCTACCCGCATGCGGGTCGGCTACATGTCGCAGTCGTTCTCGCTCTATGAGGAACTGTCGGTCCGGGCGAACCTCGATCTGCACGCCAAGCTCTACCGGGTGCCGAAAGCGGAGGCCGCGGCGCGGGTGGACGATGCGCTCACCCGCTTCGACCTCGCCGGTTTTGCCAACGACCTGCCGGCCAGCCTGCCGCTCGGCATCCGCCAGCGCCTGCAGCTTGCGGCGGCCTGCCTGCACCGGCCCGAGGTGCTCATTCTCGACGAGCCGACCTCGGGCGTCGATCCGGCGGCGCGCGACCTGTTCTGGCGGCTGATGATCGAACTGGCGCGCCGCGACGGCGTGACCATCTTCGTCTCGACCCACTTCATGAACGAGGCCGAGCGCTGCGACCGCATCTCGCTGATGCACGCAGGCCACGTGCTGGCGGTCGGCCCGCCGGCCGAGCTTGCCGCGGCCAAGGGTGCGCCGACATTGGAGGAGGCGTTCATCGCCTATCTCACCGAGGCCACCGGCGAAGGCATCGAGCACGTCCAGGGGAGCGGAGATGCACCGGCCGACTCGCCCCCGGCCGATCCACTCGCCGACCCGCCGCCGCGCGCTAGCGACTCGCTCGCCGTCTCAATGGGGCGCATCTGGGCGTTCGCGCGGCGCGAGGCGGTCGAGCTGCTGCGCGACCGGGTGCGGCTGGCGTTCGGCCTGATCGGGCCGCTGATCCTGATGCTGACCTTCGGCTACGGCATCTCGTTCGACGTGGAGAAGCTGCCGTTCGCGGTGCTCGACCGCGACCAGAGCCTGGAGAGCCGCACCTTCCTCGAAGCCTTTTCCGGCTCGCGCTATTTCCGCGAAAAGCCGCCGCTGCAGGTGCAGGAGGAGATCGACCAGCGCATGCGCGCGGGCGAGCTCAGACTCGCCATCACCATTCCGCCGGGCTTCGGCCGCGACCTGCTCAACAACCGCCGGCCGGAGGTGGGGTTCTGGCTCGACGGCGCCAATGCGTTTCGCGCCGAGACCACCCGCGGCTACATCAATGGCGTGGTGCTGGCCTATGCCGAGGATCTGGCGCGGCGCACCGCAGGCGCGGTGCCGGACCTCACCCCGATCGAGCTTCGCCCGCGCTTCCGCTACAATCAGGACTTCCGCAGCGTGTTCGCCATCGCGCCCGGCATCATCATGATGCTGATGGCGATGATCCCGGCGATGATGACCGCGCTCGGCGTGGTGCGCGAGCGCGAGATCGGCTCGATCGCCAATCTCTATGCCTCGCCGGCCACGGTCGGCGAATTCCTCATCGGCAAGCAGCTTCCCTACCTCGCGCTCGGCTTCGTCAGCTTCCTGCTGCTGATCGTTCTCGTCGTGGTGCATTTCGGCGTGCCGGTGAAGGGCTCGCTCGTGGCGCTGCTCGGCGGCGGGCTGCTCTACATCGCCGCGACCACCGCCTTCGGCCTGTTCGTGTCGAGCTTCGTGAAGAGCCAGATCGCGGCGATGCTGGTGACGGCGGTGATGTGCAACACCATCGCCATCAATTTCTCGGGCCTGCTCTACCCGACCTCGACGCTGACCGGCTCGGCCAGGTTGTTCAGCATCGGTTTCCCGGCCGCCTGGTTCCAGCAGATCAGCCTGGGCACCTTCACCAAGGGCCTGCCGGCCTCGGCCTTCGTGCCCGACCTCGTGGTGCTCGGCCTGTTCGCCATCGGCTTCCTGATGGCGGCACGGCTGTTCCTGAAGAAGCAGGAGACCTGA
- a CDS encoding metal ABC transporter substrate-binding protein: protein MLVVGMALPLAAPAAAQDGTAGGKFKAVTTFTVIADMARNVAGEAATVESITKPGSEIHNYQPTPGDILKAQDARLILWNGLNLERWFEKFFRNLKGVPSSVVSEGVAPVGIAEGAYRGKPNPHAWMSPAAAQIYVDNIRDAFIAHDPANAEVYRRNAEAYKQKIEATVAPIRARLESIPPEKRWLVTSEGAFSYLARDFGLKELYLWPINADQQGTPQQVKKVINAVRDNSIPVIFSESTVSPDPARQVARETGARYGGVLYVDSLSEADGPVPTYLDLLRVTTETIANGLSE from the coding sequence ATGCTGGTGGTTGGCATGGCGCTCCCGCTTGCTGCACCCGCCGCCGCGCAGGACGGGACGGCGGGCGGCAAGTTCAAGGCGGTGACCACCTTCACGGTGATCGCCGACATGGCGCGCAATGTTGCGGGGGAGGCGGCGACCGTCGAATCGATCACCAAGCCGGGGTCGGAGATCCACAATTACCAGCCGACGCCGGGCGACATCCTGAAGGCGCAGGATGCGCGGCTCATTTTGTGGAACGGGCTCAATCTCGAACGCTGGTTCGAGAAGTTCTTTCGCAATCTGAAGGGCGTTCCGAGTTCCGTGGTGTCGGAGGGCGTCGCGCCGGTGGGCATTGCCGAGGGCGCCTATCGCGGCAAGCCCAATCCCCACGCCTGGATGTCTCCCGCGGCCGCCCAGATCTATGTCGACAATATCCGCGATGCGTTCATTGCCCATGATCCGGCCAATGCCGAGGTCTACCGGCGCAATGCGGAAGCCTACAAGCAGAAGATCGAGGCGACCGTGGCGCCGATCCGCGCCCGGCTGGAGTCGATCCCGCCCGAAAAGCGCTGGCTGGTGACCAGCGAGGGCGCATTCTCCTATCTGGCGCGTGATTTCGGACTCAAGGAACTCTATCTGTGGCCGATCAATGCCGACCAGCAGGGCACGCCGCAGCAGGTGAAGAAGGTCATCAATGCGGTTCGTGACAACAGCATTCCGGTTATATTCAGCGAAAGCACGGTTTCGCCCGATCCGGCCCGGCAGGTGGCGCGCGAGACCGGCGCGCGATACGGCGGCGTGCTCTATGTCGACTCGCTGAGCGAGGCGGATGGGCCGGTGCCAACCTATCTCGATCTGTTGCGGGTCACCACCGAGACCATCGCCAACGGCCTGAGCGAGTGA
- a CDS encoding proton-translocating transhydrogenase family protein codes for MATVNADQAAEQLRQAAEAARQAAETAQAYADAAGAAIGVASGGFIDPFVFRLSIFVLAIFVGYYVVWSVTPALHTPLMSVTNAISSVIVVGALLAVGVDLTSDQVSGWSRTFGFVALVFASINIFGGFLVTQRMLAMYQKKQK; via the coding sequence ATGGCCACAGTGAATGCAGACCAGGCCGCTGAGCAGTTGCGCCAGGCGGCCGAAGCGGCCCGTCAGGCCGCCGAGACCGCGCAGGCCTATGCCGACGCGGCCGGCGCTGCCATCGGCGTCGCCTCCGGCGGCTTCATCGACCCGTTCGTGTTCCGCCTCTCGATCTTCGTCCTGGCGATCTTCGTCGGCTATTACGTGGTGTGGTCGGTGACCCCGGCGCTCCACACCCCGCTGATGTCGGTCACCAACGCCATCTCGTCGGTGATCGTGGTCGGCGCCCTGCTCGCCGTCGGCGTCGACCTCACCAGCGATCAGGTTTCGGGCTGGTCGCGCACGTTCGGCTTCGTGGCGCTGGTCTTCGCCTCGATCAACATTTTCGGCGGCTTCCTGGTCACCCAGCGCATGCTGGCCATGTACCAGAAGAAGCAGAAGTGA
- a CDS encoding Re/Si-specific NAD(P)(+) transhydrogenase subunit alpha — protein sequence MKIAIPVETDEAEPRVAATPETVKRLVGLGADIVVQAGAGLASGIRDNEYEAAGAKLALTAKDAVANADIVLKVRRPTPDEFADYKSGALVIAIMDPYGNEAALKAMAEARLVSFAMELMPRITRAQVMDVLSSQANLAGYRAVIDGAAEYGRALPMMMTAAGTVPAAKVFVMGAGVAGLQAIATARRLGAVVTATDVRPAAKEQVESLGAKFIAVEDDEFKQAETAGGYAKEMSKEYQAKQAELVASHIAKQDIVITTALIPGRPAPKLVSKEMVESMKQGSVVVDLAVERGGNCALAEPGAVVVHEGVKIVGYLNVPGRLAATASSLYAKNLFAFVETLVDKNTKSLAVNWDDELVKATCLTKDGAVIHPSFSPKHAAE from the coding sequence ATGAAGATTGCCATTCCCGTCGAGACCGATGAGGCCGAGCCGCGGGTCGCGGCGACGCCCGAAACGGTCAAGCGGCTGGTCGGCCTCGGGGCCGACATCGTGGTTCAAGCGGGGGCCGGTCTCGCCTCCGGCATCCGCGACAACGAATATGAGGCGGCCGGCGCCAAGCTGGCCCTCACCGCGAAGGACGCCGTCGCCAATGCCGACATCGTTCTGAAGGTGCGGCGGCCGACCCCCGACGAATTCGCCGACTACAAGTCCGGCGCGCTCGTCATCGCCATCATGGACCCCTACGGCAACGAGGCGGCGCTGAAGGCGATGGCCGAGGCCCGTCTCGTCTCCTTCGCGATGGAGCTGATGCCGCGCATCACCCGCGCACAGGTGATGGACGTGCTCTCCAGCCAGGCGAACCTCGCCGGCTACCGCGCGGTGATCGACGGCGCCGCCGAATACGGCCGCGCGCTGCCGATGATGATGACCGCCGCCGGCACCGTGCCCGCCGCCAAGGTGTTCGTGATGGGCGCCGGCGTCGCCGGCCTGCAGGCCATCGCCACCGCCCGGCGCCTGGGCGCCGTGGTCACCGCCACCGACGTCCGCCCGGCCGCCAAGGAGCAGGTGGAAAGCCTCGGCGCCAAGTTCATCGCCGTCGAGGACGATGAGTTCAAGCAGGCCGAGACCGCCGGCGGCTACGCCAAGGAGATGTCGAAGGAGTACCAGGCCAAGCAGGCCGAGCTGGTGGCCTCGCACATCGCCAAGCAGGACATCGTCATCACCACCGCCCTCATCCCCGGCCGCCCGGCGCCCAAGCTGGTGTCGAAGGAGATGGTCGAGAGCATGAAGCAGGGCTCGGTGGTGGTCGACCTCGCGGTCGAGCGCGGCGGCAATTGCGCGCTGGCGGAGCCCGGCGCGGTCGTGGTCCATGAGGGCGTGAAGATCGTCGGCTACCTCAACGTGCCCGGCCGTCTCGCCGCCACAGCGTCCAGCCTTTATGCGAAGAACCTCTTCGCCTTCGTCGAGACGCTGGTCGACAAGAACACCAAGTCGCTCGCCGTCAACTGGGATGACGAGCTGGTGAAGGCGACCTGCCTGACCAAGGATGGCGCCGTCATCCACCCCTCGTTTTCGCCCAAGCATGCGGCCGAGTGA